The Trichosurus vulpecula isolate mTriVul1 chromosome 9, mTriVul1.pri, whole genome shotgun sequence region agcctatcagttgaaagtgtatatatattctgaggtgagattttccTTTGGGtatcactcatgggaagaatgtttgcCTAAGGTCTTCGTAATTGagcagccattgttaaggagccacCTCCCCCATTCCCTCAATTTGTGAACCTAGATGTTGCTTCCTGGTCCTGTGATTATGTGTCTATTACTTTGTTTAGACAGTTGGAACCCTGTCTATTtcatctctgtgctaatttctgcttgtattttttccttgttcCGGGTGCTGACCTTTCCACTGAACTAATGAATGACATTTACCTTCTTTACTTAGGTATCTTTAATTAAAggaagattattaacccctttgaatctgtctttcctttagaaaagcagatcaaagaccctaTGCTAGCAGTCCACCCTGGGTGTGCTGGGGTGCTTGCTAACACAGACAACTTTATTAGGATTGTATCTGACAAAATAATAAGTCTACCATTCCAAAAACCAACTCTTCAAATAGCATATGCTGTCTGAAACCAAAGAATAATCTTCATATATGTACAGTGTGGAAAGAAATGCTGATCATGTATTAGTCTTTTTTGCCACTCTCAAAAACACAAGTTAAAATTACTATCAGAAATATTATTTACTAAAACAAAAGGCACATACAGACACATGGGACTAATCCTGATTAAAGattactgcccccccccccccccccccccccccccccgccccatttaATAGGCCcgaggtggagctagttaagggaagcttgattaggggaggcttgtttgtaggcaggcccacactcttttgcagATTACATGCTAAACTTCAAGCCCACACTCTTGTTAaataggtgctaaaccccaggccctcACCCTTTTGCcaagtaggtactaagccccagggccctaaatgGTATATATGCCCCGAAGGTAGCCATTAAActcagactagagagctgcaagaagaagatgatgaagaagagagagatggagagacagagaactgcAGGAGGGGAGTAGTAGAGgagaagacaggattcatgagtgtttcctggaaggccctagcagagagGAAGGttgcaggatgacttggctccttgctgtgatactgtgttttaattacCTTGCTGTTATATTGAAGGGGACTTTTTGGCATACAAATGggtttggggatacaattgttgctatatcgaattggaattacggttttgggatttgattggtgtctgaataaatgttttacttcttccgccttctatacagagagccTCTTATATTTTATGATTCCAAACtgtacaggcatattcatggtcaccatagATATCATGAATCTTCCCTTACTGACACAATACACACAATCACTATTTTCACTGTTGCAAGTACACCAATTTCCTATTCCAAATTCTGTGCAGCAGAATTAGGATATCTAAGTTATGATTTTCCCAAGCATTTCAACAAGATTTTCTCTTGGGCATGTTGCTTATAAACACTGTTCACAAGACTGTCACTCTAACTTCTTCCCTTAACCTCTTAACTTTTAGTGGTCAAATCCTGTTGGTTCATTTTTTTGCTTATTCAGTGTGCAGAAAAAGCTGTGAAGTAAAGAAAAGTCAGCTCTTATATCTCTTAACTGATAATTTATGGAAGATGATGGATAGCAAGGCATCCTCCATtactaatgaaataaaattgcattggaatttatttggaaaatagtaTAATCACTATGACTctattacacaacagatgaagtAAGTAGGAACAGttcttcagaattttcttctcttatactCCTAAGGCCCCCTTTGTTGTACCTGAGACTACCCAATCATTCCAGGGCCCCTAGGGAGGAGTGTTGcgcactttgggaacctatggtttCAGGGATGgtgaaccttcagccttgagaaTACAcagggccttctaggtccttgggtgcagccttttgactgagtccaagttttacagaacaaatccttttattaagggcatttgttctgtgaagtttggattcaatcaaagggccacacttgaggacttagagggccacctgtggcttCCAGactacaggttctccacccctggtttgGATGATTCTTTCTAGGAATTTGCCtgtaaaaagaatagcaagagaaGCACAGCTTGAGGGCAGGCcatctaacctctctgaggctcaggttTTTCATATATGAAAATGATGACAAAAGCTATCATACTTATCTCACAAAGGTatagtgaggctcaaatgaaataatacatgttaagtgctttgcaagttTTAAGTCAGTATATAAATGGGATTGATTTAGAATTTGATAACTTCCTTAGCatgaaagtagaaaaagaagTTTCCTTCTAGGAAAGATCACCAAGACCAAGTCTTTAGAAAAGATAAGCAGTATTGGGCCTTCTACCACAAAAGTTTTCATTTAAACCAAATCAATGGTTTATTGGCATGCTTAGTTACAAGCCAAGTTTCCAGAAACTAGAATCCGCAGTGCTTTTACCTCCTCTAAAAGAGCTATTCAATCACTAGAAGGGAGTAGtaattacttcttcccccttAGTTGTGGTTTTTTAATTAAGTAGAAGGTTGGGAAAGTTTTCCTTGCTCCTCtatattcttgtttttgtttttctgggggGTTTTTtgggcagagcaattggggttaagtgacttgcccaaggtcacacagctggtacatgtgtcaagtgtctgaggtcgaatatttgaactcaggtcctcctgacgctagggccagtgctctacttactgctccacctagctgcccctcctctgtATTCTTATACTCATTTCTcacacacaatagtattccattgtattcacataccacaatttaagGCTTCCCCACTTGACatgtatttactttgtttccagttcttttggaCTCTAAAAAgtgctggtataaatattttgttgtgtgTTAGACCTCTACTTCTATCTCTGACCTTGATCTCATCAATGGcttctctgggtcaaagaatacgactggtttgtcatttctgagCACAATTCCAAGCCACTTTGAAGAagggttggactaattcacaggtCCACAGACAGGGTTAGTGTAGATATCTTTTCACAACCCCTTCAATGCTGACCATCCCCATCTTTGCCATATTGCTGGGGATGAAATGAAAGGTCAGAGTTATTCTCTTATTGACGATCTGGaacaatctttcatatggttggcTGTCattagtttgcagttcttttgagaacggTTTGTACCCTTTGATCACTTACCCATTAGGGATCAAATTTTGTCATCACTAACCTTTAGATGACTTCTAGGAATCATTTCTAATTTTACCATGGACTTCCATAGTTCTGTTCCAGGCATCTCTGTCCCATTCAATGGAGACATACTGACTTAGGGATAATTTCCTGTCATTTTAAATAGATATCTCCTCCCCTGTCATCTAGAGATTTTGTCTCTTCTTTAGGCCTAAGACACCATTGATTTTGTAATCCTGGGTGGGGCTCTGTAGGCACCTTCAGCTCCAGTGGGAGACTGTTTTCAGTGATGTCATCTCCTCTGAAAGCAGTTACTGGCCTCGAACGCTGTCTGCGACCTGAAAACAAGCCCTATAAAGACCAAAAGGAGTTGGGAATGCTCAGAAAGTCAAAGATAAAACTAGAAACAGGAAAAATCACCTTAAGAGAAGAAACTCCCCTGTGTATCTcactctttctttccattttagtaGTAGCAGCTGAGCTCCACTCCTTCAGTCTCTCCCCCATTATAAACAAGGCTTGTATACAGGGCTACCATGAttggggttttttgtgttttgtccagaactatgatttcattggctggAGATACTCCTTCCAGTGAGGACCCCTCCTCACCCTTACCAGTTTAGATCAGCAAGTGCTCTATAAATCGCTTCTAGTAACCTAACGATTGAATGAATGGATACTCctaaaacaaaactatcactgtCACTCCTACATTCAGAAACCTTCAGGAGTTCACCAGTGCCCACAGTTCAGAGTCCTCTGCCTGGCATTCAGGGCCCAACCTCCCTTGtgttgttgtttcagtcttgtccagctcaagatcccatttggggttttcttggcaaagatactggaggcatttgccatttctttttccagctcatttacagatgaggaaactgaggcaaacagggtcacccacataagtgtctgaggaaagatttgaactcaagatgtaATATGCATAAGTGTGGAAAAGGAGGTTGGAAAGTTAGGTTAgcacatttgtattttatcctagagggaatAAGGAATAATGAACGGAGGAATGGTGTTTTATGAAGATTATTTTATCAGCTATATTGGAGTAAGGATCTGGGATGAACATCAGGatggatgagtcttcctgactccaggctgggccctgtacccactgcaccacctagctgcccaacgtTGCTATAACATAACCTTATCTTTCTACAGCTTATGTCTCTAGCTGGATGGGACTCCTAGCCTTTGCTCATGCTCTTCCCAcaacctggaatgctctctcacCTAGTCTTTGATAATCCAGATCCATTCTTCCAGGTCTAGCTCCAGTCCCACTTCCTTCACTTAGGCCCAACCACCCTTCTCTGAATTTGTATAGCCACTGTCTGTACACCTCAAAGGTTTCAGGATCTCataggggttgggggagggggggggtccTTTACAGATTATCGAGTCCAAcccatctcattttagagaaggaaattagATTCAccggaggtaagtgacttgcccaagggcacacagctggTGAACAGGCCCAGCCAGAACTAGAACTCAACTTTCCTTGCCTcgagccagtgttctttcaaaTGTTCTCTCACATTATATTCTCAGCAAATGAAGTTGGACGCTATCTTTTACAGTGATCTCTGCAAGGCataaagcaagaaaagtaaataaataaatggaaaagcaatAGACCTCTGAGGATGTGTGATTTTTGTCCCCCTCCACCCATCCAGGACTAAAGTGCTGCTGGAGGCACGTGCTGGTTAATAACTCCTCCAGGGCCACAGCGCCAGCGAGAGTCAGAGGTGGAATCTGGACCCAGGTCTTTGGGACTCCGAACCCCGTAGCCTTTTAGCCCGTAGTGTGCACTGCTTCCATACAAACTGAGTCAGAGCAGCATCTTCTCCACGGACTTGTACCTGCAAAATGCAGAGAGGATCGGCAGACGCGGGGGCTGCCGATGCACGTCTTCCCCACCAAGCCCAGGGTCCGTTCTCTTCTCACCCACGGCCTCGGTCCGGTCCCCAGGGCTTCCTCAGCGGGGTCGGGGAGGATGGCCAGGTACCGCTTTGGCTCCAGCACCGGCAGCTCACCACCTGCGCCTTCGTTCGGGCCTGAGGACGGAGCTCCGGGGGTCAGCGGGGCCCTCCCGCGTCCCCGTCCTCGCCCCGAGGCGTCCCCCTCCGGGGGCTTCATCACTGCCGCCGCCCTGAGAGGAAGCTGTGACCGGTGGCACCGGGAGAGGCCGCCGGCGGTGACTGGCCGCGGACGGAGCGGGCCGGGTCCGTCCCCCGGCGCCCTCCCGGGCCGTTTTCCTTGGGCGGACTGGGGCTGGGGGGGCGGGGCCTGAGGGGGAGGGGCGGCGTGGAGACAGACTGAAGCCCAGAGCCGGCAAGCGCGAGGACTGCTGGGAGGTGAGGAACGAAACGGAGGGAGGACCCTGCGACCCCCACTGATGTCTGGCCCGACCCCGCCTCTAGGCCGTGGCTCCCTGCACAGACCGGTGGTTGTCTTGGGCCGGGGCGCACTGAGGCTGAGTCGCACAGCCCCCTGGGAGTT contains the following coding sequences:
- the LOC118831122 gene encoding translation initiation factor IF-2-like, which codes for MHTCEGSKTQASNEAGGLTTPATSQNASAAVGELSSVLTPADSFGNYNSQGAVRLSLSAPRPKTTTGLCREPRPRGGVGPDISGGRRVLPPFRSSPPSSPRACRLWASVCLHAAPPPQAPPPQPQSAQGKRPGRAPGDGPGPLRPRPVTAGGLSRCHRSQLPLRAAAVMKPPEGDASGRGRGRGRAPLTPGAPSSGPNEGAGGELPVLEPKRYLAILPDPAEEALGTGPRPWVQVRGEDAALTQFVWKQCTLRAKRLRGSESQRPGSRFHL